In Alicyclobacillus macrosporangiidus CPP55, a single window of DNA contains:
- a CDS encoding NAD(+)/NADH kinase codes for MRTIAVFVNPDKPRAVEMKARLEELLCAAGLRTLCFETGHRHADADPDALRGAELAFVLGGDGTLLGVARQLAPLGVPLLGINAGHLGFLSEAEPANLEDTVRRVAARDYALEERMMLEASLIRRGRTEQTLIGLNDVGIAKGSFARMVTVDVYVDDVFVDSYSGDGVIVSTPTGSTAYSLSCGGPILMPQLKVMLITPICPHTLVARPCVIDSRQRVRFVVHATHRDVGMTMDGQVGVTLCPGDEVVVQESRARTVLVKLGKREFFDVLRSKLHGGNNH; via the coding sequence GTGCGGACCATCGCCGTTTTTGTCAACCCGGACAAACCGAGGGCGGTGGAGATGAAAGCCCGTCTCGAAGAGCTCTTGTGCGCTGCAGGATTGCGCACGCTGTGCTTCGAGACGGGGCATCGGCACGCGGATGCGGATCCGGATGCCCTGCGCGGAGCGGAGCTGGCGTTTGTTCTCGGCGGGGACGGCACGCTCCTGGGGGTGGCGCGACAGCTGGCACCGTTGGGGGTGCCGCTGCTCGGCATCAACGCCGGGCATCTCGGGTTTCTGAGCGAGGCGGAACCGGCGAATCTGGAGGACACGGTACGGCGCGTGGCGGCCCGCGACTATGCCCTCGAAGAGCGCATGATGCTCGAGGCATCGCTGATCCGTCGCGGGCGAACCGAGCAGACCTTGATCGGCCTGAACGACGTGGGGATCGCCAAAGGGTCGTTCGCACGCATGGTGACGGTGGACGTGTACGTGGACGACGTATTTGTGGATTCCTACAGCGGGGACGGGGTGATCGTCTCCACCCCCACCGGTTCGACCGCTTATTCCCTCTCCTGCGGCGGACCCATCCTCATGCCGCAATTGAAAGTGATGCTCATCACGCCCATCTGCCCGCACACCCTGGTCGCTCGCCCGTGCGTGATCGACAGCCGGCAACGGGTGCGATTTGTCGTCCACGCCACCCACCGGGACGTCGGAATGACGATGGACGGGCAGGTTGGGGTGACGCTCTGTCCGGGTGACGAGGTGGTGGTCCAGGAGTCGCGGGCGCGCACCGTGCTCGTCAAACTCGGAAAGCGGGAGTTCTTTGACGTGCTGCGAAGCAAGTTGCACGGCGGCAACAACCACTGA
- the spoIVB gene encoding SpoIVB peptidase, which yields MRHGRRCSSHVRKLCAAALSLLCLTPPVQQLASLPGEIHVPIGEHTILPLRLPCKAVVVSSDTRVVGAQPVLARGHETDLEVTPRELGDAIISTRLFGFLPWKALHVHVVPQERVLVGGQSIGVRLHSNGLIVVGFQRVDRHSPPGMALRIGDVIERIDGKPVHEARDLRREANAVQGPVRLSVRRGTEHLQVVLTPATGPDGYRRLGLLVREKTAGVGTLTFYDAHHHRFGALGHLITDVDTGQPIEGWGSVYEAEVTGVVRGTAGHPGEKQGRFLASVQEIGHIDVNTEFGVFGDMDAPPRFSYLAKEVPVALPEQVHPGPAKLLTVVHGQQVEAFDVEIENVAHQDRPGTKSLVVHVTDPRLLRMTGGIVQGMSGSPLLQDGRLAAAVTHVFVSDPTRGYGVYAAWMLQKCEASPGRGSNRDPAESSAAYGLTASSQRG from the coding sequence ATGCGGCATGGCCGACGTTGCAGCAGTCACGTGCGCAAGCTCTGCGCGGCGGCGCTCAGCTTGTTGTGCCTCACACCGCCGGTACAGCAATTGGCAAGCCTGCCCGGCGAGATCCACGTTCCCATAGGGGAACATACCATTCTTCCGCTTCGGTTGCCGTGCAAGGCGGTGGTGGTCTCGTCCGACACCCGCGTGGTCGGCGCACAGCCTGTTTTAGCGCGCGGGCATGAGACCGATCTCGAGGTCACCCCCCGGGAGTTGGGGGATGCCATCATCTCCACTCGTCTATTCGGATTTCTCCCCTGGAAGGCTCTCCACGTACATGTCGTACCGCAGGAACGCGTCCTCGTCGGCGGCCAATCGATCGGCGTGCGCCTGCACAGCAATGGGTTGATTGTCGTCGGCTTTCAGCGGGTGGACAGGCACAGCCCGCCGGGAATGGCCTTGCGGATCGGCGATGTGATCGAGCGGATCGACGGGAAACCTGTGCACGAGGCCCGGGATTTGCGCCGGGAAGCCAATGCTGTGCAGGGGCCCGTCCGGCTGTCGGTTCGCCGCGGCACTGAACACCTGCAAGTGGTCCTGACGCCTGCGACGGGACCGGACGGCTACCGACGTCTAGGGCTGTTGGTGCGGGAAAAGACGGCGGGTGTCGGCACGCTGACCTTTTATGATGCGCACCACCACCGGTTCGGGGCGTTGGGTCACCTGATCACGGACGTGGACACGGGTCAGCCGATCGAAGGCTGGGGTTCGGTGTACGAGGCGGAGGTCACCGGCGTCGTGCGCGGCACCGCGGGCCATCCCGGGGAGAAGCAGGGGCGTTTCTTGGCATCCGTCCAAGAGATCGGGCACATCGATGTCAACACCGAATTCGGGGTGTTCGGCGACATGGATGCGCCGCCGCGGTTTTCCTATCTCGCCAAGGAAGTGCCGGTGGCCCTCCCGGAACAGGTTCATCCCGGACCCGCCAAGTTGCTCACGGTGGTCCACGGGCAGCAGGTGGAAGCCTTTGACGTGGAGATTGAAAACGTGGCGCACCAGGATCGCCCTGGAACGAAGAGCCTGGTCGTCCACGTCACGGACCCCCGGCTGCTGCGGATGACAGGCGGGATTGTGCAAGGGATGTCGGGAAGTCCGCTGCTGCAGGACGGGCGGCTGGCGGCGGCGGTGACCCATGTGTTCGTGTCCGATCCCACGCGGGGATACGGGGTGTACGCCGCTTGGATGCTGCAAAAGTGTGAAGCATCCCCTGGCCGTGGTTCAAACAGGGATCCTGCGGAAAGCTCGGCCGCCTATGGCCTGACAGCCTCGTCGCAGCGGGGTTGA
- the spo0A gene encoding sporulation transcription factor Spo0A yields the protein MKVLIADDNKEFTEILNEFISSQDDMEVCGVAHNGNDVLELIREQSPDVLVLDIIMPVLDGIGVMERLVEEMERLPKVIMLTAFGQETVTRRAMELGVSYFILKPFDMPVLIERIRQVTQEAQVAPTAVPGVTFPLDRQINLAAAQRRSIDAAITQIIHEIGVPAHIKGYHYLREAIGIVFYDVEILSSVTKTLYPRIAERYKTTPSRVERAIRHSIEVAWGRGNMDAIRNVFGYTVSASKTKPTNSEFIAMIADKLRMEYKIG from the coding sequence TTGAAAGTTCTCATTGCGGATGACAACAAGGAGTTTACTGAAATACTGAATGAGTTCATCTCCTCGCAAGACGACATGGAGGTCTGCGGGGTGGCGCACAATGGAAACGACGTCCTGGAACTGATACGGGAACAGTCGCCGGATGTATTGGTACTCGATATCATCATGCCGGTGCTCGATGGCATCGGTGTGATGGAGCGGCTGGTTGAGGAGATGGAACGTCTTCCGAAAGTCATTATGCTGACCGCCTTCGGGCAGGAGACCGTCACGCGGCGCGCCATGGAGCTGGGGGTGTCGTATTTCATTCTCAAACCGTTCGACATGCCTGTTTTGATTGAGCGCATCCGCCAAGTGACCCAGGAGGCGCAGGTGGCGCCTACCGCAGTGCCTGGCGTCACGTTCCCGTTGGACCGCCAGATCAACCTGGCGGCCGCGCAGCGCCGGTCCATTGACGCAGCCATCACCCAGATCATCCATGAGATCGGGGTACCCGCCCACATCAAGGGATACCATTACCTGCGCGAAGCCATCGGGATCGTCTTTTACGATGTCGAGATCCTCAGTTCGGTCACGAAGACCCTGTACCCCCGCATCGCGGAACGGTATAAGACCACCCCTTCTCGAGTGGAGCGCGCGATCCGCCATTCCATCGAAGTGGCATGGGGAAGAGGCAACATGGATGCGATCCGCAACGTGTTCGGATACACGGTCAGCGCCTCCAAGACGAAGCCCACCAATTCGGAGTTCATCGCCATGATCGCCGACAAGCTGAGGATGGAGTACAAGATCGGGTAA
- a CDS encoding cold-shock protein, with the protein MKWFKEDKGYGRIMLDGQDGNHVFVHYTEIRPDPQRFPTGFRFLKEGQKVSFNLVEHPHIGDSQRRTATDVEILED; encoded by the coding sequence GTGAAGTGGTTTAAGGAGGATAAAGGCTACGGTCGCATCATGCTAGACGGACAGGACGGAAATCATGTCTTTGTCCACTACACAGAGATTCGACCAGACCCTCAAAGATTTCCTACTGGGTTTCGTTTTCTCAAGGAAGGTCAGAAAGTCTCATTCAACTTGGTCGAACACCCACACATCGGTGACAGTCAAAGACGGACTGCCACCGATGTCGAAATCCTGGAGGACTAA
- a CDS encoding MFS transporter, whose protein sequence is MGANSYLIFPLAISNGVLAAFASPAMRGIIPEIVDSKDIKQANSLLNTSSSAAKIVGPTIAGVLVATVGGGWGIAIDAVSFFISALCLTRVHIPSRPSMTDSSLLQQMREGWAYFRHRRWIWSITAGFALMNAVQMGVWQVLGPIMAENTFGSAGWGLTLGVKSVGLLVASVAMLRFELRRPLRDSMLAVAVSGIPMIVLGQGYALPYLLIATAFAGAGQTISGIGWDTTLQQAIPKDKLSRVCAFDDFGSYAAIPVGEILAVPLAEIFGYQTVATVGGLVFIVVALLPLLEPQVCRVTTENIQSLNV, encoded by the coding sequence ATGGGAGCGAATTCGTATCTGATTTTTCCATTGGCGATTTCAAACGGCGTATTGGCAGCCTTTGCTTCTCCGGCTATGAGAGGAATCATCCCGGAGATAGTCGACAGCAAAGATATCAAGCAGGCGAATTCTCTGCTCAACACATCGAGTAGTGCGGCCAAGATCGTCGGACCAACAATCGCCGGCGTTTTGGTTGCGACTGTCGGTGGCGGCTGGGGGATTGCGATAGATGCTGTCAGCTTCTTCATCTCAGCCCTTTGCCTGACTCGAGTCCATATTCCTTCCCGTCCTTCAATGACCGATAGCTCGCTTCTTCAACAGATGCGTGAAGGCTGGGCGTACTTCCGACATCGCCGTTGGATTTGGTCGATCACTGCTGGATTTGCCTTGATGAACGCAGTCCAAATGGGGGTGTGGCAAGTCCTTGGACCGATTATGGCCGAGAACACGTTTGGTTCTGCTGGTTGGGGGCTGACGCTTGGTGTCAAGTCAGTCGGTCTTTTAGTCGCAAGCGTAGCCATGTTGAGGTTCGAACTGCGGCGTCCCCTCCGGGACAGCATGCTAGCCGTCGCTGTCAGCGGCATACCAATGATTGTTCTTGGCCAAGGTTATGCATTACCTTACTTATTGATCGCCACGGCATTCGCTGGTGCGGGACAGACGATCTCCGGAATCGGGTGGGATACCACACTCCAGCAAGCCATTCCGAAAGACAAACTCTCACGCGTATGTGCCTTTGACGACTTTGGATCTTACGCAGCAATACCTGTTGGAGAGATACTGGCTGTACCGTTGGCTGAAATTTTCGGCTACCAGACGGTTGCCACGGTTGGAGGCCTCGTCTTCATTGTCGTCGCGCTTCTCCCTTTGTTAGAACCGCAGGTCTGTCGTGTCACAACAGAAAACATTCAGTCCCTCAACGTATAA
- a CDS encoding nucleotidyltransferase domain-containing protein: MDFTPLAEITRVMETFGRPWFIVGGWALDLSLGHVTREHHDVDVCVFRDDVASLLSYFQGWDCKVVIPGEHRLVTCSSERDTLPPRHELHFSKAGTQIEVLLIDKVGDRVLFRRDPTVWMAYERFSRRDLSGRPFVAREWQLLFKAKSPRSKDELDFRNHAPNLEAGAKKWLVEALKRHVPYTTWIEQLQKMMESPIYKMGGNDKGGYPRAHAENSD; the protein is encoded by the coding sequence ATGGACTTCACTCCGTTAGCCGAGATTACACGAGTCATGGAGACCTTTGGCCGACCGTGGTTCATTGTTGGTGGTTGGGCACTGGATTTGTCGTTAGGCCATGTGACCCGCGAACATCACGATGTAGACGTTTGCGTCTTTCGAGACGATGTGGCATCACTCTTGAGTTACTTTCAAGGCTGGGACTGCAAGGTGGTTATTCCAGGGGAACATCGCCTTGTCACGTGCTCTTCTGAACGAGATACATTGCCACCGAGACACGAACTACATTTTTCAAAAGCTGGTACCCAAATAGAAGTGCTCTTGATCGATAAAGTGGGAGACAGGGTGCTGTTTCGCCGTGATCCAACGGTCTGGATGGCGTACGAGCGCTTTTCACGACGCGATCTCAGTGGACGCCCGTTCGTAGCTCGTGAGTGGCAACTTCTTTTTAAAGCAAAGAGTCCACGGTCCAAGGACGAGTTGGATTTCCGCAATCATGCACCGAATTTGGAAGCTGGGGCTAAGAAGTGGCTAGTAGAAGCATTGAAGCGACATGTGCCCTACACTACATGGATTGAACAACTTCAGAAGATGATGGAGAGCCCAATTTACAAGATGGGTGGAAACGATAAAGGAGGGTACCCACGAGCACATGCTGAAAACTCTGATTGA
- the recN gene encoding DNA repair protein RecN — MLSELSIQGIALIDEAHLRLGPGLTVFTGETGAGKSILLDAIGLLLGGRASAELVRKGADSGRVEALFHLSDAVRPRVVQRLSEWGIDAEEELLISREVHVGGRSVCRINGHMATVQMLRELGSLLVQQHGQHEHHGLLQAEEQKRALDLYGNHQSLLAEVGQLYAEWSQVRRALERMRMDEQERVRRIDMLRFQMEEIERVNPRPGEEEALREQRLLLQHVDRVSASLQTAVAALMGGDRNAPGAVALMAEAAREVAAAADFDPRMKDAAELLETAQVHAEEAAHAVRRFLDRLEADPAELDRVEERLAQIRALERKYGATETDVLAYLQEIREEYNRLVNHEQETAELEARLAACERRLSEACDRLHERRRETARRMAAEVQALLRTLSMPSARFEIAVNRQTARDGTGFGADGADHVQFLFSANKGEELKPLQKVASGGELSRTLLAMKAALADVDEVDTLIFDEIDAGVSGQATLAIAEQMTRLAGRHQVLCVTHAAPIAAVAAEHFEIVKVETETHTITHVSLLDVEGRIRELARLIGAGAADETAVAHARALLERHLQN, encoded by the coding sequence ATGCTGTCGGAGCTGTCCATCCAGGGGATCGCGCTGATTGACGAAGCGCATCTGCGCCTCGGCCCAGGGCTCACCGTGTTCACCGGGGAGACGGGCGCTGGAAAATCCATTCTTCTCGATGCCATCGGACTGCTCTTGGGCGGGCGGGCGTCGGCGGAGTTGGTCCGCAAGGGGGCCGACAGCGGGCGCGTGGAGGCCTTGTTTCACCTGTCAGACGCGGTCCGTCCGCGCGTGGTTCAGCGGTTGTCCGAGTGGGGGATCGACGCCGAAGAGGAGCTGCTGATCTCCCGGGAAGTGCACGTGGGAGGCCGATCGGTCTGCCGAATCAACGGGCACATGGCGACGGTGCAAATGCTCCGGGAGCTCGGGTCCCTGTTGGTGCAACAGCACGGGCAGCACGAACATCACGGCCTTCTTCAGGCCGAGGAGCAGAAGCGGGCCCTCGATCTGTACGGCAACCATCAATCCCTCCTCGCCGAGGTCGGGCAGCTGTACGCGGAATGGTCGCAGGTGCGGCGGGCGCTGGAACGGATGCGCATGGATGAACAGGAACGGGTACGCCGCATCGACATGCTGCGGTTTCAGATGGAGGAGATCGAGCGGGTGAACCCGCGGCCCGGCGAGGAGGAGGCACTGAGAGAACAGCGGCTCCTGCTGCAGCACGTCGACCGCGTGTCGGCATCCCTGCAGACGGCGGTGGCGGCGTTGATGGGCGGGGACCGAAACGCCCCTGGCGCGGTGGCCCTGATGGCGGAGGCGGCGCGGGAGGTGGCCGCCGCAGCCGACTTTGATCCGCGGATGAAGGACGCGGCGGAGTTGTTGGAGACCGCCCAGGTGCACGCAGAGGAAGCGGCTCACGCGGTGCGCCGGTTCCTCGACCGGTTGGAGGCGGACCCTGCGGAACTGGACCGCGTCGAGGAACGGCTGGCCCAGATCCGGGCGCTGGAGCGGAAATACGGCGCGACGGAGACGGATGTGCTGGCATATTTGCAAGAGATACGGGAAGAGTACAACCGGTTGGTCAACCACGAACAGGAGACGGCTGAACTCGAGGCACGGCTGGCCGCTTGCGAGCGCCGCCTGTCCGAGGCTTGCGACCGGCTGCACGAGCGCAGGCGGGAGACAGCGCGCCGGATGGCCGCCGAGGTTCAGGCGCTGTTGCGGACGCTGTCCATGCCCTCGGCGCGCTTCGAGATTGCGGTGAACCGGCAGACCGCGCGCGACGGCACAGGGTTTGGAGCGGACGGCGCCGATCACGTCCAGTTTTTGTTCAGCGCCAACAAGGGCGAAGAACTCAAACCGCTGCAGAAGGTGGCCTCCGGAGGGGAGCTGTCCAGGACGCTGCTGGCGATGAAGGCTGCGTTGGCCGACGTCGACGAGGTGGACACGCTGATCTTCGATGAGATCGATGCGGGGGTCAGCGGCCAGGCGACGCTGGCGATCGCCGAGCAGATGACCCGCCTGGCGGGCCGGCACCAGGTGCTGTGTGTGACGCACGCCGCGCCGATTGCCGCCGTGGCTGCGGAGCATTTCGAGATCGTCAAGGTGGAGACGGAGACGCACACCATCACCCACGTCTCCCTGCTCGACGTGGAGGGGCGTATTCGGGAGCTGGCGCGCCTCATCGGCGCAGGTGCGGCCGATGAGACGGCCGTGGCACATGCGCGCGCATTGTTAGAACGGCATCTGCAGAACTGA
- a CDS encoding IS5 family transposase, translated as MYRPTERQMLLPDDFFLPFGGKLNKENRWVKLAQMIPWWKVEEHYGERFKSWTKGQQAYSVRVALGALIIQERLGLSDRETVCQITENPYLQYFIGLPRFQEEPPFHPSLMTHFRKRLGPDVLSQVNEWIVMEQAERDDDADDRDDAGPGHPGVNAASKPRTKAQTTANQGKLLLDATCAPADISYPTDLSLLNEAREKLEKMIDVLHAVRERGKRKPRTYREKARRAYLAVAKQRRVSPRTLRKAIGKQLRFVARDLRIIGKLKEEVGLGALSARQYRQLLVIQELYRQQEEMYRRKTRRIEDRIVSISQPHVRPIVRGKVRANVEFGAKVAISVVNGYARLERLDWDSFHEGNTLQAAVEAYRERYGHYPEAVLADRAYRSRENLRYCKEHGIRLSGPPLGRPSKTARAEQARIERQDAAERNEIEGKFGEGKRLYGLGLIRARLRATSETVIALQLLVMNLERRLRLLLYLVLTWLQQALTSPALANS; from the coding sequence AAGAGCACTACGGAGAGCGCTTTAAGTCCTGGACGAAGGGACAACAAGCGTACTCCGTACGTGTAGCACTTGGTGCACTCATCATCCAGGAACGTCTGGGTCTGAGCGACCGCGAAACGGTCTGCCAGATCACGGAGAACCCGTATCTGCAATACTTCATCGGGCTGCCTCGTTTTCAGGAAGAGCCACCGTTTCATCCGTCGTTGATGACGCATTTTCGGAAGCGGCTGGGTCCAGACGTGTTGAGTCAGGTCAATGAATGGATCGTGATGGAGCAGGCCGAGCGCGATGATGATGCGGATGACCGAGATGATGCAGGTCCAGGGCATCCGGGTGTGAATGCCGCTTCCAAGCCCAGGACAAAGGCGCAGACAACCGCGAACCAAGGTAAGCTCCTGCTGGATGCCACATGCGCGCCGGCGGACATCTCCTACCCGACCGACCTGTCCCTTCTGAACGAGGCCCGTGAGAAATTGGAGAAGATGATTGACGTTCTGCATGCGGTACGTGAGCGTGGCAAGCGCAAGCCGCGCACCTATCGGGAGAAGGCGCGTAGAGCGTACCTGGCAGTGGCAAAGCAGCGTCGCGTGAGCCCGCGCACACTGCGCAAGGCGATCGGAAAGCAGCTGCGGTTCGTCGCACGGGACCTGCGCATCATCGGTAAATTGAAGGAGGAAGTCGGGCTGGGAGCCCTGAGCGCTCGGCAGTATCGTCAGCTGTTGGTCATCCAGGAACTGTATCGTCAACAGGAAGAGATGTACCGTAGGAAGACCCGACGCATTGAGGACCGAATCGTCAGCATTTCACAACCCCATGTGCGACCCATTGTTCGTGGCAAGGTGCGCGCCAACGTGGAGTTTGGTGCGAAGGTGGCAATCAGTGTGGTGAACGGGTACGCAAGGCTGGAGCGGCTGGACTGGGACAGCTTTCACGAAGGCAATACCCTGCAGGCGGCAGTGGAGGCCTACCGGGAGCGGTATGGCCATTATCCGGAAGCTGTGCTGGCCGACAGGGCCTACCGGAGTCGGGAGAATCTGCGTTACTGCAAAGAGCATGGCATTCGCCTGAGTGGACCTCCGCTGGGTCGGCCTTCGAAGACGGCGCGGGCAGAACAGGCACGGATTGAGAGACAGGACGCAGCGGAACGAAACGAAATCGAAGGGAAGTTCGGCGAAGGCAAGCGTCTGTACGGTCTGGGTCTGATTCGGGCGCGTCTGCGGGCAACGAGCGAGACGGTTATCGCGCTGCAACTGCTAGTGATGAACTTGGAGCGGCGACTCCGCCTTCTTCTGTACCTTGTTCTTACGTGGCTCCAACAGGCCCTAACTTCACCTGCGCTGGCGAACTCGTGA